One Strix uralensis isolate ZFMK-TIS-50842 chromosome 9, bStrUra1, whole genome shotgun sequence DNA segment encodes these proteins:
- the TNK2 gene encoding activated CDC42 kinase 1 isoform X3 — protein MQAEEGTDWLLELLTELQLQQYFLRIRDELNVTRLSHFEYVKNEDLEKIGMGRPGQRRLWEAVKRRKAMCKRKSWMSKVFSGKRPESELPPQPQSTFRKPPTPPPPEAGGQHSLTCLVRERDLSLFEKLGDGSFGVVRRGEWCTPAGKTLNVAVKCLKTDVLSQPEALDDFIREVNAMHSLDHRNLIRLYGVVLSHPMKMVTELAPLGSLLDRLRKNQGHFLISTLCQYAIQVAKGMAYLESKRFIHRDLAARNILLASNELVKIGDFGLMRALPKNDDHYVMQEHRKVPFAWCAPESLKTRTFSHASDTWMFGVTLWEMFTYGQEPWIGLNGSQILHKIDKEGERLPRPEDCPQDVYNVMLQCWAHKPEDRPTFVALRDFLVEAQPTDMRALQDFEEPDKLHIQMNDIITVIEGRLYLGNPMDPPDILGVDPSAARPTQLPGRAKRQPPPRPPQPTVLLTKPCYDPVSEEEEGLPGGLRKLCLKKPGTGKGLRPVKPSARVPATKVGERQPGRLPNEVGGEVTLIDFGEEVPQGSPSPVGELTAPSLAKLAMEAFSLLDKTPPQSPTRALPRPLHPTPVVDWDARPLPPPPAYDDVAQDEDDFEVCSITSPPSRRGKTNYGFVDEGERGPVLEDNLFLPPKETKQPSLTQTTELFEELQQECMKRLNVPLGPAAPTDDKPQIPPRVPIPPRPLRRNEPGRWSGELSPASGGEEDRPPQIPPRDPLSQPTSRTPSPMALQVGSPQQRATLCSCLSTSPGKPMPTTQSFALDPKYATPKVIQAQGKDCSKGPCILPIVKDGQKVSSTHYYLLPERPAYLDKYEKFFKEAKSPEELPASRLVTTATVRPMVQQPPPDCKANFSSNNSNSGPKCLVKASCSLQKIVYDGPDGCRPADKIRLVQDTVHGVTTEECQAALQNHGWSVQRAIQYLKVEQLFCLGLKSRVECHRVLEMFDWNLAQASSHLLDPCSTARQKR, from the exons GTGTTCAGCGGGAAGCGCCCTGAGTCGGAGCTGCCACCCCAGCCCCAGAGCACCTTCCGCAAGCCCCCCACGCCACCGCCCCCTGAAGCCGGGGGCCAGCACTCCCTCACCTGCCTCGTGCGGGAGCGGGACCTCTCGCTCTTCGAGAAGCTGGGCGACGGCTCCTTTGGTGTCGTGCGTCGCGGCGAGTGGTGCACACCCGCTGGCAAGACG TTGAACGTGGCGGTGAAGTGCCTCAAGACAGACGTGCTGAGCCAGCCGGAGGCACTAGATGACTTCATCCGGGAGGTGAACGCCATGCACTCCCTGGACCACAGGAACCTCATCCGCCTCTACGGCGTGGTGCTCTCCCACCCTATGAAGATG GTGACAGAGCTGGCCCCGCTGGGCTCCCTCCTGGACCGCCTGCGGAAGAACCAGGGCCATTTCCTCATCTCCACCCTCTGCCAGTACGCCATTCAGGTGGCCAAGGGCATGGCCTATCTGGAGTCCAAGCGTTTCATCCACCGTGACCTGGCCGCCCGCAACATCCTGCTGGCCTCCAACGAGCTGGTCAAGATCGGGGACTTCGGGCTGATGCGGGCCCTGCCCAAAAATGACGACCACTATGTGATGCAGGAGCATCGCAAGGTGCCCTTCGCCTG GTGTGCTCCCGAGAGCTTGAAGACGCGCACCTTCTCCCACGCCAGTGACACCTGGATGTTTGGGGTGACCCTCTGGGAGATGTTCACCTATGGACAGGAGCCTTGGATCGGCCTCAACGGCAGCCAG ATCCTGCATAAGATAGACAAGGAGGGTGAGCGGCTGCCACGGCCTGAGGACTGTCCCCAGGACGTCTACAACGTCAtgctgcagtgctgggcacaCAAGCCCGAGGACCGACCCACCTTTGTGGCCCTGCGGGACTTCTTGGTGGAG GCCCAGCCCACCGACATGAGGGCGCTGCAGGACTTCGAGGAGCCCGACAAGCTGCACATCCAGATGAACGACATCATCACGGTCATCGAGGGCAG gCTGTACCTGGGAAATCCCATGGACCCTCCTGACATTTTAGGTGTGGACCCGAGCGCTGCCAGACCCACCCAGCTTCCAGGCAGGGCTAAAA GGCAGCCGCCTCCGCGCCCGCCTCAGCCTACCGTCCTGCTCACCA AGCCCTGCTACGACCCagtcagtgaggaggaggagggtctGCCAGGGGGTCTCCGGAAGCTCTGCCTGAAGAagccaggcacagggaagggTCTGCGACCGGTAAAGCCATCGGCACGGGTACCGGCCACCAAGGTGGGCGAGCGGCAACCTGGCCGGCTGCCGAACGAGGTGGGCGGCGAGGTCACCCTCATCGATTTTGGGGAGGAGGTGCCTCAAGGTAGCCCATCACCAGTGGGGGAGCTGACAGCCCCATCATTGGCCAAGCTGGCCATGGAGGCCTTCTCGTTGCTGGACAAGACCCCACCACAGAGCCCCACACGGGCTCTACCGCGGCCCCTCCACCCCACACCGGTGGTGGACTGGGACGCCCGCCCCTTGCCCCCACCACCTGCCTATGATGACGTGGCACAGGACGAGGATGACTTCGAGGTCTGCTCCATCACCAGCCCCCCGAGCCGGCGGGGCAAGACCAACTACGGCTTTGTGGACGAGGGTGAGCGGGGACCAGTGCTGGAGGACAACCTCTTCCTGCCCCCCAAGGAGACCAAGCAGCCCAGCCTGACGCAGACCACCGAGCTCTTcgaggagctgcagcaggagtgCATGAAGAGGCTCAACGTCCCCCTGGGACCAGCTGCCCCCACCGATGACAAGCCCCAAATCCCACCCCGTGTTCCCATCCCTCCTCGGCCCCTACGCCGCAATGAGCCTGGGCGCTGGTCGGGGGAGCTTTCCCCAGCTTCGGGGGGCGAGGAAGACCGGCCGCCCCAGATTCCCCCCCGGGACCCACTGTCGCAGCCCACTTCCCGGACGCCCAGCCCCATGGCCCTACAGGTGGGCTCCCCCCAGCAACGTGCcaccctctgctcctgcctttccaccTCGCCAGGGAAGCCCATGCCCACCACGCAGAGCTTTGCCCTTGACCCCAAGTATGCCACCCCCAAAGTCATCCAGGCACAGGGTAAGGACTGTTCCAAGGGACCCTGCATCCTGCCCATCGTGAAGGACGGGCAGAAGGTCAGCAGCACCCACTACTACCTGCTGCCTGAGCGCCCTGCCTACCTGGACAAGTATGAGAAGTTTTTCAAGGAGGCCAAAAGCCCTGAGGAGTTGCCGGCATCCCGCTTGGTCACCACAGCCACCGTCCGTCCTATGGTGCAGCAGCCACCCCCAGACTGCAAGGCCAACTTCTCCTCCAACAATAGTAACTCCGGGCCCAAGTGCCTGGTGAAAGCCTCCTGCAGCCTCCAGAAGATTGTCTATGATGGGCCAGATGGCTGCCGCCCCGCCGACAAGATCCGGCTG GTGCAGGACACAGTGCACGGCGTGACCACCGAGGAgtgccaggcagccctgcagaACCACGGTTGGAGCGTCCAACGGGCCATCCAGTACCTGAAG GTGGAGCAGCTCTTCTGCCTGGGGCTGAAGTCCCGTGTCGAGTGCCACCGGGTGCTGGAGATGTTCGACTGGAACCTGGCCCAGGCCAGCTCCCACCTCCTCGATCCCTGCAGCACCGCCCGCCAGAA GCGGTGA